One Rhododendron vialii isolate Sample 1 chromosome 2a, ASM3025357v1 genomic region harbors:
- the LOC131317837 gene encoding uncharacterized protein LOC131317837 isoform X2, whose translation MAGKAVKSISKAVGEYQYPWQAKLAKYKDEFAKGVWGYWELGAWKPLSISARHRARIRKEVLLADQDWPYDPARKEMRTKRKGHKHDKISAEKRARTAELMQKMPQMLADYRKRRWQKKMNEEEARAKADD comes from the coding sequence ATGGCTGGAAAAGCAGTAAAGTCTATATCAAAAGCTGTTGGGGAGTACCAGTATCCTTGGCAAGCAAAGTTGGCAAAGTACAAGGATGAGTTTGCTAAGGGCGTTTGGGGTTATTGGGAGCTTGGGGCATGGAAGCCACTGAGCATCAGTGCCCGCCACAGAGCTCGTATCCGCAAAGAAGTCCTTCTTGCCGATCAAGACTGGCCTTATGATCCAGCACGGAAAGAGATGAGAACTAAGAGGAAGGGGCATAAACATGATAAGATATCGGCAGAAAAGCGGGCCCGTACTGCTGAGTTAATGCAGAAGATGCCTCAGATGTTGGCAGATTACAGGAAGAGAAGGTGGCAGAAGAAGATGAATGAAGAGGAGGCCAGGGCCAAGGCCGATGATTAG
- the LOC131317837 gene encoding uncharacterized protein LOC131317837 isoform X1 — protein sequence MIVAAAELARRRCLLIMAGKAVKSISKAVGEYQYPWQAKLAKYKDEFAKGVWGYWELGAWKPLSISARHRARIRKEVLLADQDWPYDPARKEMRTKRKGHKHDKISAEKRARTAELMQKMPQMLADYRKRRWQKKMNEEEARAKADD from the coding sequence ATAATGGCTGGAAAAGCAGTAAAGTCTATATCAAAAGCTGTTGGGGAGTACCAGTATCCTTGGCAAGCAAAGTTGGCAAAGTACAAGGATGAGTTTGCTAAGGGCGTTTGGGGTTATTGGGAGCTTGGGGCATGGAAGCCACTGAGCATCAGTGCCCGCCACAGAGCTCGTATCCGCAAAGAAGTCCTTCTTGCCGATCAAGACTGGCCTTATGATCCAGCACGGAAAGAGATGAGAACTAAGAGGAAGGGGCATAAACATGATAAGATATCGGCAGAAAAGCGGGCCCGTACTGCTGAGTTAATGCAGAAGATGCCTCAGATGTTGGCAGATTACAGGAAGAGAAGGTGGCAGAAGAAGATGAATGAAGAGGAGGCCAGGGCCAAGGCCGATGATTAG